The genomic stretch CTGTGCAGCCCACCTGCATGCCCACTGCCCAGGGCCCTGGTGCTGCCTGGGAGGGACTCTCAGGTCGGGGGGAGCCGTGCCAGGCTGAGgcagtctggggacaggtttccTGGAGGGTAATGCCCCATGGCACCCTGAACTATAGGGATCTTACCCTGTGGAGGCTGTGGGGCATGCACGTGGGGGGAGCAGAGATGAGAGGCCTTGGGGGGTCTCTGGGACAGTGAGGATGAGGGCCTGGGGAGGGCTGGCTGAGTCCTCCATCTTTGGGCAGAaactcacccccctcccctcccaccacaaAAGCAGGAGAGAACTTGGGCTTTTCTTAGAACTTTTgtcattatttaattataatataatagaaTAGGGTGAGGGACTCTGAAGTGTTTGTGGAATGCAAGACAGGACATGTGCTCCGGAGTCCCTGACACCCAGGCAGCCACAGACCGGCCTGCCCCGCAGCAGACCTGCCTGCTGGGCGAGGCCCCTTTAAATAGCACCGTGTGTGGTTGCCAACCGGAGGGCGATTCCCGGGGGAGGGTccccagaactggcctctgagggGGTGACTCTAGCTCTGCCTGTTCTTATCCTTGCTACCCCGCCACCTTGGGGCTGCTTGGTGGGTGGGACCGTGTCTGGGGGTGGCCCATGGGCCCCCCACTCTGCCTTGCCAGGAGCTCCCTCCCAGGCCTGGAGGAGCACAAGGTCCCCACCCCCTGCGTGGACCCCTCTGGGTGTACAAGGGGGCATGTCACTACTCCAAGGCAGGGTCTCCAACCAGGGTCCTTGTGCGCCCGTGTCCCggcagcaggctcccctgggaggtggtggggggccACGGAGACTTGGGCAGCCTGACCCTCTGGAGGCCACAGCACTAGACCagcaccccgcccccgccccggggaGACACTGGTGGGAGGCCCAGTGCAGCACAACCAGAAAGTGACTGGCTCAGGCAGCTGGGCCTGGAGTCCTGGGTCGTCTCCTTTCCTGACCACAGCAGGCGACAGGGACACCTCCTACCCCCAGGTTGAACAAGGGGAGCTGAGCAGGGCTGGCCTAGGCAAGGCTGGTCACCATCACCGGGCTCAGCCCTGGGGCgactccccacctcctccccactgcACACTCCTTCAGGGAAGGCTCCCACCTGGGCTCCCAGTGGAGGGTCTGAGGGATGCTGGCCACCCGAGGAAGCCGCTGGTCAGAGGGGCCAGGGGCAGGGTCCGTGTTCGGGGCTCAGAGGCTGGGGTTCCTGAGGGCTATTGGCTGAGGCCCTGCGGCCCGGGGATCCCGGCATGCTGGGGAAGACAATTGTGGCATACTCTGTCTGTTCAGGGATGCAGGGAGCGGGGGGCTCCGGCGTCTTCTCTCGCCACTGGAAGTCCAGCTCCCCATAGTCTACGGTGAACACAGGCACTGCACAGGGTCCCTCCTtctttggggagagaaagagggaggtgtTAGTGGTCTGTGGTGGCGGACAGGCAGGTGCACGCGTGCCCACCAGGGGccagggcagggcctgggctcTCAGACCCTTGCTAGGGTCTGGTGTCCCTGTGCTCAGATCCCATGACAAGGCCGGAGACAGGCGTGCTCCTGAGCCTGCGGACCCCCACCACCCGGGGCCACAAAGGGAAGGAACTCACCAGGGGCTCGTCCTCGTTCCCACAGGCACAGGTACCTACAGAGAAGCGCATCTGGAATGAGGAGGCCCGGGACACCCCACGCTCCTGCaggtggtggggctgggggctttGTAGCAGGGCCCTTCCACCCCAGGGGCTCCCATGAGGGTGACCGAATGTCCTCTCCCTTGCCCGATGGTCTGGCTAACCCTACCCCCCACGCAAGGACCCTATGTCCCTGATCATCAAGTGGAGAGCCACAGGTCCCATGTGGACCGGGAGTTGTGCTGGGTGGCGGCCATACAGGCCCTCTGGCTTCCAGTCCCCATACTCCTGCCATGGGAACCTGCCATCTCTGGCCACAAACCCCCCACGGGGAAACATGCAGGCACCAGCCCTCCGCACATAGCAGACGCCTGATGAGCAACGCAGCAGCCAGTGTCTCTCCATCGGAGGCCACACAGCTGCAGGGGGGCTTGTCTGGGACCCCATGGGGCCTCCCGTTCGGCCACATGTTCCCTGGGGTGCCCCCTGGCCCAGGATACCAGGACCGGGCCTTTGGAGGAGCTGAcccccaggctgggtcccctcTGGGTGCCTCCTTCCAGTCCCAGACGTGGTCATCAGAGTGACTGAGTCCAAGCTGTCTAGGACAACCAGGAGGTCAGGATGTGTGCAGAGTGGGGGTGAGTGGGGGTGACTGGGGGGCTCACAGCAACCACCCTGGTGTCTGTGGTTGTCAAGGGCAGAGCCCAGCAGCTGTGAGAAATCCTTTCAGTGTCCTGTGGGCTGTGGTGTGGCCTGAGGTTTGGGAGGGCCCTGTGTTCCCAGCATAGATGGCTCAGCCTTGGGGGGGCTGTTGCTTGCctttctgtgtgaccttggccacaaccctctccaccccactcccctcagACCCCTCCTTAGAGCAGGTGTATGGGAGAGGGGTGACCCCAGAACCTGGGAGGCCCTcttcagccccagcccctccatGAGAAGTGCTCACtgtgggcggggaggggtggtggtggctggggggaggagcTTCAGGAGACTGGGGTAGTGACAACAGTGGGGCTTGGCGGGGCCTTACCTCGAGTGGCCCTGGGGAAAGCAGTGGCCAGGACCCAGGTCAGCAGCAGCAGGAGTAGGATCCCTACCAGCACACCTGTGATGCCAATGACCAACCCCTGTAACTggccagggtgtctgggtggggggctggggctcTCTGTGGGGGGATCCAGGATTCTTTCTGGAAAGGCAAAATGAGAGAGGCTCACAGAGGGGACTTAGTAATGGGGATTCAAGGAGGGGACTCAGGGAGGGGGACACAGGCAGGGGAACTGAGAGAGAGGCACACAGGGAGGGGCTCAAGGAGGAGATTCAGGGAGGAGGGCACAGGAAGGGGGCTTAGAGAAGGGACTCAGGGAGGGGGTCGCAGGAGGGAAGCCAGGGCAGGGACTCAGGGCCCTCCCCTTCGCTCTCCATGTCCAAAGGTCTGGCCCCTGGTCTTGCACTAGCCAGTCTTGTCCCCGACCCCGCCCTGCCCACACCTCTGCTGAACCTGAGCTTTGCTGCATCCTGAGAGGTGCCAGCCACCTGCCGCCCTCCCTCAGGCTGTGCCCTCCCGCCAAGGGCAGAGGGTCTGGGGGTGTGTCCCATCCCAGAGGTTGATGGTTGATGCCGTTTGTCCCTGCGGGCCTGGGTGTGGACAGAGCTGCTCGTGGAGCCGGGGAGGCCCTGCCCACTGCACACCCCCATCTTGGGCTTGAGGCCGCACCCTTCACGGTGAGCTCTGCACGGGGGCtctcattgatctgtgtgttggGGGGCAGGTAGATGGCCCCGCACAGGTAGGTGCCGCTGTCATTAGGCCTGGCAGCTGCGATGCTCAGGTGGAAATCCCGGCCGCTGGGCAGCCTCGTGATGTGGAAGCGTCTGTCCGGGCCAGGCTGGACGTGGTCCTCCTGGAAGGCGACCAGCTTGTCTGTCTGGTTGCGGGGGCTCATGCGGTACCAGTTGAGCACAAAGCTCTTGGGGACGCTGGAGAGGCTGCAGGTGAAGGTGGCGTTGTCGCCCTCTTGCACAGTGAGCTGTGCCGGGGAGAAGGTGAGGGGGCTCCAGGGCCTGTCAGGAGAGTCTGTGGGGGAGGACCAGAAGCCGGTGAGGGAGGGGCGTGGGGACGGCGGCCCAGatccttccccccaactcccccagCTACAGGGCCTCTGCCTCCAAGCCTTGCAACTTCTTGCACAGCCCCAGGGATATGGTGCTCACGTCTCACCAGGCAACTCCATGGTGGGGTGAGGTTTGACGATACTGGGACTCGAGGCCTGGGCTGTGTTCTGGCTCTGACCCCCAGATCTCCTATTTCTCCCCCAAACAGTGGGGTTTCAGGTCCTCCCTGCAGGCCTAACTGTCATGTTCCTAGCTCCACTATCCTGGGTCCCTGGCTCATCGTGCTAGTCTGGTCCTGTGTGCCCTGATGGGGGCAGGGGCGGGCCAGGATGCTGGGCGGGCCAGTGGGGGCCTCTCTTGGAAAGCTCAGCATCCGGCAGGCTCAGGGTCCAGCCTTCAGCCTATTGCGGGACAAGCTCAGAGCTGGGATggggtctgccttctgccttctgccaTGACTCAGGGGACTGGAGTTCAGAGCAGCTGGGCCATTATCCCTGATATGGATAGAAATGGAGGCCCCTGATGGTCCTGGACTCTGACCCACACTCCTCTTGCAAGAACACCTGATTGCCAGGCCCTGGCCCCGGGGATACCCCCAATCCTTGGAGGGGCTCACGCCTCCTTCTACCGGTGCCTGCCTCACCACCACATGCACACGTGtctgggtgagtgtgtgtgcccccccccacacacacacacttggcaGAAGCCCCTCCCATCTGGCCCAGGCAACAGGACAGCAGCACCCCACAGGGAGTCAAGGTGACACAGGAACAGGTCAGAgtctcccagggtcccagggtagGAGCCACGGCCAAGCCCATACGTGCTAAGCCTTCCATTCTCCGTAGCTGGCTCACCAGGGAGGCTGTGCTGTGATTCCTGATAGACACACGGGGACCAAGGCGCAGATGGAGGATGCTCCAGGTCTCAAGCTGCTCTGTCGGGACCCAGCTCTGGGTCTGCCTCTGGCTGCCCTGATCCTGGCCAGGGGACCTTGCCTGGAAGCCCGGGGCTCCTCCCGGGTCACTGCCACACTGCTCCAGGCCTTGGCTTCCTCACCCGGGAGGGAATACCCAGACCCAGACGTGGTCCAGTGAGGTCATTTCCTGGCCCCCCTACACGTCCCATACCCCTCAGCTCCCAAACACTGCAAAGACGAGACGCCCACTGGCCTGGGGGCTGGGCATCTGCCCATGGCCCCCAGCCCGGCTTTCCCAGAGGAGACCCCCCACCCACAGGGGACCATGCTAAACCCCTTTCCTATTTGTCCTTGCGTGTCCCACCCACTCACAGCTGGCCCACCACAGCGGGACCTCCCTGGCGGTCCTGACGCATGTCTTCGTTATCCGTGTATTCGAGAAGCACACGTGTTTATAAAGAGAGCATCATGGGAGTAACCAGGCAATCGGGGCGCTGGGGTGCCGAAGTCGGTCGGGGCATTGCCGCCTTGGCCTGGGCTGCTGGGTCCGTGGGCCTTCCCCCACCCTCACTCTGCATGTCTCCTGCCCAGCCCCACACGCCCCTGGTCCCACTGGAGATGTGCCTGCGCCTGCCTCCTGACAAATGCCCACCAGGAACCCCCTCCCACTGAGGCCTCCAGACAGAATCTGGGCCTCCGAGGATTGGCCCTTGGGGTTCCGCAAGGTGCGTAGCATCCCCTTCCCTCCTGTAGAGCACCCGCCCCCGCCCTGACAGGCCTCCCCCTGGGCTCCTGAGTGGACTCTGGATCAGACCCTCAActaccccacccctcacccaaATTGGTGACCACTTGGGTCACTTGTCTGTTGGTTGGCTCTTTGCAGCACCTCTTGGGGAAGCCGAACTTGGCAAGGAGGGCAGACTGGGTGGCCCTTAGCCCAGCCTCTGCCTCAGTCTCTATGtggcagcctcctggtcctgCTCAGGCTCTGCAGACTCCCAGGTCCCTCCTGGTGGCCCTTGAGACCCCATTCCCTTTGGTGGCACCATGGCTTTCTTGCTTCTCCTTGGACCCCTCTCCAGGGCACCCCCATCTCTGTGCCTGTTGTACCCTCACCCCCGGGGGTCTCACAGCATGGTCAGCGCCGAAGCCTGGATGCAGCAGCAGCCATGGGTCCCGCCCGAGACATGTCGGGGTGGTCTTCCCTGTGGGGAGTGTGGAAAGGGGAAGCCCTACACCCTGATGCTGCCCCAGAGCCCATTCTGACCAGGGAGTACCCACCTCCCCAAAGTCACAAGGTGCATGGCTGTTGAGGGCTCTGACGGTTTGGCTGGGGTGCAGGCCCACGGGGGGATCCCGGCTGGGTGCTCAGCAGCCTGTCCACATGGAGAAAGATGAGCTTCCTGGAACGGGggctcagggacacctggggaaGCGGGCCGGTGGGAGCACGGGTCTGAAACCTCACTGGGGTGAGAGGGGGGCTCGGTGGGCACTGGGCTCGCTGCTTTCTGGAGCAGGTGTGACGGCCAGATGGGACAGGGACCCTGTGTACACACACCTCTAAGTCAACCCAAACTTCCCCAGAGGAGCGCTGGTAGTAGAGCCCGACTGAGTACGGCCGTCCCTACAGTAGGAACACCTGTGAATCTTGTGTTGTTTGGCTTTGAACATTGAAGTGTCATCTACTTATTTCGTATTTGATAATAAAATGTCAGTAAGGGGCCCTAGGGCCTTTCTTTGGGGAATGGCAAGGAGGGAGCCTTGTGCGCAGGTGGGGAGATCTCAGGGTCGGGCCCAGCGTGGTGGGACGGGCTGCGTGGCAGGAGGCACAGCCACTGCTGTCCTGGAGGTCACAACTTTCTCATCTAGCACCCAGCCAGCAGTTGATTTACGCAAGACCTGCCTATGGTACTGGAAGAGTCACCCGGTGGACGGTCACCTCCTACAACCCCCATGAGTCTCCCACGCGGCAGGAGGGGGACAGGGTGCCTTCACTTCCTTGCCGTGGGGTCCCTGAACTTGCCGCATGGAGGATCAACACGTCCCTGAGGTCCCACACGTGTCCGATGCACCCAGATGACACACACCTACCCACCCTGCTGGGACCCGTCAGGGGCACGTGGGGGTTCACGGCAGGGAAAACAA from Neovison vison isolate M4711 chromosome 3, ASM_NN_V1, whole genome shotgun sequence encodes the following:
- the PDCD1 gene encoding programmed cell death protein 1, with the translated sequence MGTPRAPWPLVWAVLQLGWWPGRLLDSPDRPWSPLTFSPAQLTVQEGDNATFTCSLSSVPKSFVLNWYRMSPRNQTDKLVAFQEDHVQPGPDRRFHITRLPSGRDFHLSIAAARPNDSGTYLCGAIYLPPNTQINESPRAELTVKERILDPPTESPSPPPRHPGQLQGLVIGITGVLVGILLLLLLTWVLATAFPRATRGTCACGNEDEPLKEGPCAVPVFTVDYGELDFQWREKTPEPPAPCIPEQTEYATIVFPSMPGSPGRRASANSPQEPQPLSPEHGPCPWPL